From Verrucomicrobia bacterium S94, the proteins below share one genomic window:
- a CDS encoding DUF488 family protein produces MNSRPEQILIKRIYDPPAADDGWRVLVDRLWPRGVAKENAEIDEWAKDLSPSPELRKWYSHAPNKWPEFSRLYRNELKTKSEQLTHLIERCPKRTLTLLYAAKDTAHCHARVLQNELKNIRQT; encoded by the coding sequence ATGAACTCCCGGCCTGAACAGATTCTGATCAAGCGGATCTATGACCCGCCCGCCGCCGACGACGGCTGGCGGGTGCTGGTGGACCGGCTCTGGCCGCGGGGAGTCGCAAAAGAAAATGCCGAAATCGATGAATGGGCCAAAGACCTTTCCCCGAGCCCGGAACTGCGAAAATGGTATAGCCATGCCCCGAACAAATGGCCGGAATTCAGCCGGCTTTATCGAAACGAACTGAAAACGAAAAGCGAACAGCTGACGCACCTGATTGAACGCTGCCCGAAACGTACACTCACACTGCTGTATGCGGCAAAAGATACCGCACACTGTCATGCCCGTGTGTTGCAGAACGAGCTGAAGAACATCAGACAAACATAA
- a CDS encoding transcription elongation factor GreAB — MRLFPPFDPYIAGRFVALAHSVHWVMHNQSTPRREPGMKEQIIIMTRPDYARLTRIIEEQHNRIPSTDRTAFKNLKRKLACAKRVAEHDIPPDVVTMNSEVLVFEQELGSDNSFTLSWPDEAGISQTRINVFTPLGTALLGSRVGQEIEWPLPDRICRLRVEAVLFQPENNSACETC, encoded by the coding sequence ATGCGTCTGTTTCCTCCCTTTGATCCATATATTGCCGGCAGGTTCGTTGCGTTGGCACACTCGGTGCACTGGGTAATGCACAATCAATCTACACCACGGAGGGAACCCGGAATGAAGGAACAGATCATCATTATGACCCGGCCGGACTACGCGCGCCTTACCCGGATTATTGAAGAGCAACATAACCGGATCCCGTCAACCGACAGGACAGCCTTCAAAAATCTGAAAAGGAAACTGGCATGCGCAAAACGGGTTGCCGAACACGACATTCCTCCGGATGTCGTAACCATGAATTCCGAGGTTCTGGTTTTCGAACAGGAACTTGGCAGCGATAACAGCTTCACGCTTTCATGGCCGGATGAAGCCGGAATATCGCAAACTCGAATTAATGTGTTCACCCCACTGGGTACAGCTCTTCTCGGGAGCCGCGTCGGACAGGAAATCGAATGGCCGCTTCCTGACAGAATCTGCCGGCTGAGGGTCGAGGCGGTTTTATTCCAACCGGAAAATAATTCAGCATGCGAAACATGCTGA
- a CDS encoding amino acid racemase, which yields MKRIGLIGGLSPESTVHYYQILCREYNRRTGGLNFPEITLESLNLQELVTRFKKNDWDGVGTILLTALQRLEKAGADVAAILANTPHNAYDRIRAQSPLPILTIMDATAAALKKDQRTKVALLGTKPTMEFGFFQKTFSAAGIETLVPESSQRTELDRIVWDELSHGITEVPSREAMKAMISDLENQGAEAVILGCTELSLLIAESDSSLPLYDTTRIHAEAILEFALQK from the coding sequence ATGAAACGGATCGGCTTAATCGGCGGACTGAGCCCGGAATCAACGGTTCATTATTATCAGATTCTCTGCCGGGAATATAACCGCCGGACCGGCGGGCTGAACTTTCCGGAAATCACCCTCGAAAGTCTGAACCTGCAGGAACTCGTTACCCGGTTTAAAAAAAATGACTGGGACGGCGTGGGGACCATCCTGCTCACCGCTCTCCAACGGCTGGAAAAAGCCGGAGCTGACGTTGCCGCCATTCTGGCAAACACCCCGCATAATGCCTATGACCGGATTCGTGCTCAATCCCCGCTGCCCATTCTGACCATTATGGATGCAACAGCCGCCGCACTGAAAAAAGATCAACGTACCAAAGTGGCCCTGCTCGGGACCAAACCCACGATGGAATTCGGTTTTTTCCAGAAAACCTTTTCCGCCGCCGGCATTGAAACGCTGGTCCCCGAAAGCAGCCAACGCACCGAGCTCGACCGCATTGTCTGGGATGAGCTGTCGCACGGAATAACCGAAGTCCCCTCCCGCGAAGCCATGAAAGCCATGATTTCAGACCTCGAAAATCAGGGGGCTGAAGCCGTCATTCTCGGCTGTACGGAACTGAGTCTGCTCATCGCGGAATCCGACAGTTCACTCCCGCTCTATGACACCACCCGGATTCATGCAGAAGCCATTCTTGAATTCGCCCTTCAGAAATAG
- a CDS encoding sensor histidine kinase: MDKPIPYDRFSGMHNEGKEHIERKLQERVKELSCLYAIAQVSGNPAASLETILKRVVKALPEAWQEPERAHARIELDDRVFGTPDLPVAGKSLAEPITVRGQKRGTISVGYESADIPVLAEEKKLLKEVVRQVGLIIDRRETAEEQQRLHAKLHHADRLATIGKLAAGVAHELNEPLGGILGFTQLLAKTPDLPTQACRDLAKIEAAALHARDTIRRLMTFARQTPPRDIRLDLNRLIKESESIWQPRCSASNIQIDYALDPDLPDLVADDGQLRQMVTNLIVNAIQAMPDGGRLHIATARDGKQLELTVSDTGCGIEPDVLPSIFDPFFTTKDIDEGTGLGLSVVHGIVTGHGGTIHLTSTPGQGTTATVRLPLCRPSHTGAYDEKK; encoded by the coding sequence GTGGACAAACCCATTCCCTATGATAGATTTTCCGGCATGCATAATGAGGGCAAAGAACACATCGAACGGAAACTGCAGGAGCGGGTTAAAGAGCTCAGCTGCCTTTATGCCATTGCGCAGGTTTCAGGTAATCCGGCCGCTTCGCTGGAAACGATTCTGAAAAGGGTAGTCAAAGCACTGCCGGAAGCCTGGCAGGAACCGGAACGTGCCCATGCCCGGATTGAACTGGATGACCGCGTGTTCGGGACGCCGGACCTGCCGGTTGCCGGAAAAAGCCTGGCGGAACCGATTACCGTGCGCGGACAAAAACGAGGAACCATTTCCGTAGGGTATGAATCTGCGGATATCCCCGTACTGGCGGAAGAAAAAAAACTGCTGAAGGAGGTCGTCCGGCAGGTGGGGCTGATTATCGACCGGCGCGAAACCGCCGAAGAACAGCAGCGTCTGCATGCCAAACTCCACCATGCCGACCGCCTGGCCACTATCGGCAAACTGGCCGCCGGCGTTGCCCATGAACTGAACGAACCACTCGGAGGCATTCTGGGCTTTACACAACTGCTGGCCAAAACACCGGATCTTCCAACACAGGCCTGCCGGGATCTTGCAAAAATAGAGGCCGCTGCACTGCATGCCCGCGATACCATCCGGCGGCTTATGACCTTTGCCCGGCAGACTCCTCCGCGCGATATTCGGCTTGATCTCAACCGGCTGATTAAAGAGAGCGAATCAATTTGGCAGCCGCGATGCAGCGCTTCGAATATTCAGATCGACTATGCCCTCGACCCGGATCTCCCCGATCTGGTGGCCGACGACGGTCAGCTGCGGCAGATGGTCACCAACCTGATCGTCAATGCGATTCAGGCCATGCCTGATGGAGGCAGACTGCATATTGCCACGGCCCGGGACGGGAAACAGCTGGAACTTACGGTTTCAGATACCGGATGCGGTATCGAGCCGGATGTGCTGCCGAGTATTTTCGATCCTTTTTTTACGACGAAAGATATCGACGAAGGAACCGGCCTCGGTCTCTCGGTAGTGCACGGTATTGTTACCGGACACGGGGGAACGATCCATCTGACCAGCACTCCCGGTCAGGGCACTACCGCCACGGTCCGACTGCCGCTGTGCCGCCCATCGCACACAGGAGCATATGATGAAAAAAAATAA
- a CDS encoding ribosome-associated translation inhibitor RaiA — translation MHTIRPIRSTASYFNHPSCTGIPVTVRFRHMHGSQHMLTVVDQLMEKLDKYALSNAHVTVVVTKTRHHEDKGAFEVKIRLSVPGEPLYVARSRETLGAHDGVYHALADCFDRIERQLVKRHGYRIARRTAPAR, via the coding sequence ATGCACACAATCAGGCCAATCCGGTCCACCGCTTCTTACTTCAATCATCCGTCCTGTACGGGTATTCCCGTGACGGTCCGGTTCCGGCATATGCACGGGTCACAACACATGCTTACTGTCGTGGACCAATTGATGGAAAAACTTGATAAATACGCCCTGTCGAATGCGCACGTCACCGTGGTGGTCACCAAAACCCGACACCATGAAGATAAGGGTGCTTTCGAAGTGAAAATTCGGTTATCGGTTCCGGGCGAGCCGCTCTATGTGGCCCGAAGCCGGGAAACACTGGGAGCGCACGACGGGGTCTATCATGCACTGGCCGATTGTTTCGACCGAATCGAACGTCAGCTCGTCAAACGCCATGGTTACCGCATCGCCCGGCGCACGGCCCCGGCCCGATAA
- a CDS encoding methyltransferase domain-containing protein → MTPPGFMQKPFLNSPFRNRKPMHIETVNTILYCENWKETVAFYREIIGLKENASTDWMVEFLITPQSCLSVADAKRTTILPNLGKGITLTFKVVNLHETWRLLKKRNMHVDPIRDCKMGGEAFFLRDPEGNRLEFWADSPWSDPKMVARLSSTPPNSVLMRFAEKELQRKTGNRLLDIGCGAGCNAVPLARAGWKVLGIDLSQPMLAAAQRRAGDGGLTEQLKLKTAPMDRLPVEDEGFDFIVAHGVWNLARSATEFRTAVHEAARAAKPGALLFIYTFSRSTLPPEAVPIVGESFIFTGPSGKPACFLTEEQLIKELAEAGFAQETPITEYDAIPDGKPAILEGIFRRQ, encoded by the coding sequence ATGACACCACCCGGATTCATGCAGAAGCCATTCTTGAATTCGCCCTTCAGAAATAGAAAACCGATGCATATCGAAACCGTAAACACCATTCTGTATTGTGAAAACTGGAAAGAAACCGTTGCGTTTTACCGCGAAATAATCGGTCTGAAAGAAAATGCCTCCACCGACTGGATGGTCGAATTTTTAATCACGCCCCAGTCCTGCCTCAGTGTCGCAGATGCAAAACGAACAACGATACTTCCAAACCTTGGAAAAGGCATTACCCTCACGTTCAAAGTAGTCAATCTGCACGAAACCTGGCGGCTTTTAAAAAAGCGGAATATGCATGTTGACCCGATCCGCGACTGCAAAATGGGCGGGGAAGCCTTTTTTCTGCGCGATCCCGAGGGCAACCGCCTGGAATTCTGGGCTGATTCACCCTGGAGTGATCCGAAGATGGTTGCCCGGCTCTCTTCCACGCCGCCGAATTCCGTATTAATGCGCTTTGCCGAAAAGGAACTTCAACGCAAAACCGGAAACCGGCTGCTTGATATCGGCTGCGGTGCGGGATGCAACGCCGTTCCCCTGGCCAGAGCCGGGTGGAAGGTGCTCGGGATCGACCTTTCACAACCCATGCTCGCAGCGGCGCAGCGACGGGCCGGCGACGGCGGCCTGACAGAACAGCTGAAACTGAAAACCGCCCCGATGGACCGGCTGCCGGTCGAAGATGAAGGCTTCGATTTTATCGTCGCGCACGGTGTCTGGAACCTGGCCCGATCAGCAACAGAATTCCGCACGGCTGTTCACGAAGCCGCCCGCGCTGCCAAACCCGGCGCGCTCCTTTTTATCTACACCTTTTCGAGAAGCACACTGCCGCCGGAAGCGGTTCCGATCGTAGGTGAGTCGTTTATCTTCACCGGACCGTCCGGAAAACCGGCGTGCTTCCTGACGGAAGAGCAGCTGATCAAGGAACTGGCTGAGGCCGGATTTGCTCAGGAAACGCCCATCACCGAATACGACGCAATCCCCGACGGTAAACCCGCCATTCTTGAGGGCATTTTCCGGCGTCAGTAA
- a CDS encoding sigma-54-dependent Fis family transcriptional regulator produces MMKKNKSERILVVDDSADTLEVVRRNLSSAGYDVHTVPGVAEAVRALDALEIDLVITDLRMPRTSGLDLIRHVRENYADTEIIMITGYASVPGAVEAMQTGAYTYLAKPFTDEELLKAVTQTVERLQLRRAVDETDAPPPGQWGLLGQSRAMQNVYHSIEKVSDSSATVLILGESGTGKELVARAIHYNSRRANAPFIPVNCGGIPDGLLESELFGARKGAYTGALESRTGFFQAAEGGTIFLDEIAELTMPMQAALLRVLQDKVVYMVGDREPRKVDVRVVAATNKKLESMVEKGTFREDLYYRINVVPVAIPPLRERNGDIPLLVRHFAARFAAELGKPAPAFDDPVLETFETYAWPGNVRELENVIQRLVLMAEGERVTATQLPQLMRFSANRAAPLRSLHQVEAEHIRTVLASVGGNKTRAAEILGIDRKTLQNKLKT; encoded by the coding sequence ATGATGAAAAAAAATAAATCCGAGCGCATACTGGTTGTCGACGACTCCGCCGATACCCTTGAAGTCGTACGCCGCAATCTTTCCTCCGCCGGTTATGATGTCCACACGGTGCCCGGAGTTGCGGAAGCGGTCCGGGCTCTCGACGCGCTGGAGATCGACCTCGTGATTACGGACCTGCGCATGCCCAGAACCAGCGGGCTCGATCTGATCCGCCACGTACGGGAAAACTATGCCGATACCGAAATTATCATGATCACCGGCTACGCCTCCGTGCCCGGCGCGGTTGAAGCGATGCAGACCGGTGCCTACACCTATCTGGCCAAACCGTTTACCGATGAGGAACTGCTTAAAGCGGTTACTCAGACCGTTGAACGCCTGCAGTTACGTCGTGCAGTTGATGAAACGGATGCCCCGCCGCCGGGCCAATGGGGCCTGCTGGGTCAATCCCGGGCCATGCAGAACGTTTATCACTCCATTGAAAAAGTGTCCGACAGCTCGGCCACGGTGCTCATTCTGGGCGAAAGCGGAACCGGCAAGGAACTGGTCGCCCGGGCCATACACTACAACAGCCGCCGGGCAAACGCTCCGTTTATTCCGGTCAACTGCGGCGGCATTCCGGACGGACTGCTTGAAAGCGAACTTTTCGGTGCCCGGAAAGGTGCCTATACCGGCGCACTTGAATCGCGCACCGGTTTTTTCCAGGCGGCGGAGGGCGGCACTATTTTTCTGGACGAAATCGCCGAACTGACCATGCCCATGCAGGCGGCTCTGCTACGCGTGCTGCAGGATAAAGTGGTCTACATGGTCGGCGATCGCGAACCGCGAAAAGTCGATGTGCGCGTAGTCGCAGCAACCAATAAGAAACTGGAATCGATGGTTGAAAAAGGGACATTCCGGGAAGATCTGTACTATCGGATCAATGTCGTTCCTGTTGCCATTCCGCCCCTGCGGGAACGAAACGGCGACATTCCGCTGCTGGTCCGTCACTTTGCAGCGCGTTTTGCAGCGGAACTCGGCAAACCGGCCCCGGCCTTTGATGACCCTGTACTTGAAACCTTTGAAACCTATGCCTGGCCGGGCAATGTCCGCGAACTTGAAAATGTAATCCAACGACTGGTTCTGATGGCAGAAGGTGAGCGTGTCACTGCCACACAGCTCCCGCAACTGATGCGCTTCAGCGCGAACCGGGCCGCGCCGCTGCGCTCACTGCATCAGGTTGAAGCGGAACATATCCGGACCGTGCTCGCCAGTGTCGGCGGCAACAAAACCCGTGCGGCCGAGATACTGGGCATTGACCGTAAAACGCTGCAGAACAAACTGAAAACATAA
- a CDS encoding potassium/proton antiporter — translation METMDSVYLIGSLILIGVVLAAVWLDRWSVPVILIALCAGILCGSDVLNLWYFDDIGLTKQIANLALVFILFHGGFSTRKSDFKAVALPAGGLATWGVILTAATTFGVLRYLLEWPFEQSILLSVIISSTDAAAIFSILRRQSLPKKLSSITEIESGANDPMAVLLTAAVLGMLTSSDTALPMTVVQFIWKFSAAPLVGWAIGRAGLWLFNRLSPQDRGHYYVLSLGMILLTYGIADALQASGMLAVFVAGYVMGNRPFVHKQGVTNFSAALSTVANIAMFVMLGLQVFPHQWANIWMQGIIVFAVLTFISRPLAVLIGTIGMRLGWKDKMFIAWAGLRGSVPIVLATYPAAAGLAVGQDIFNMVFFAVLLSIAVQGSTLGVLAKWLKLTCPMRPRPLFNLELVTMSKSDFDLIVVDLPDPQGVVGKTIAELQLPAGAVITLITRGKLLIAPKGSTHLHGGDQVTVLAHASEEETIRSVLLNAVAEDVSAEKEDRPDQYAGDDRPSPAEVRLKTVSGECLMDITIERVTNRQQVDVLASLAAEIWNEHFPEIIGQEQVDYMLEQFQSIEALESQIDSGYEYYLALHGDDPVGYLSLIPNHIDGKLMISKIYVKDSCRGSGLGGIFLEYSKARAEESGASAICLTVNRNNTPAIEWYRRKGFEVTDEIKKDIGSGFLMDDFVMECTLD, via the coding sequence ATGGAGACCATGGATTCGGTGTATTTAATAGGATCGTTGATTCTGATCGGAGTTGTTCTTGCCGCCGTATGGCTGGACCGCTGGAGCGTCCCGGTCATCCTGATTGCGCTGTGTGCCGGAATTCTCTGCGGCAGTGATGTGCTCAATCTCTGGTACTTCGACGACATCGGTCTAACGAAGCAGATCGCAAACCTGGCCCTGGTGTTCATTCTTTTTCATGGCGGCTTCTCGACCCGGAAATCGGACTTTAAGGCGGTGGCCCTGCCGGCCGGAGGCCTGGCTACATGGGGCGTTATTCTGACTGCAGCCACCACCTTCGGGGTCTTGCGCTATCTTCTCGAATGGCCGTTTGAACAGTCGATTCTGCTTTCCGTCATTATCTCCTCCACCGATGCAGCGGCCATTTTTTCGATTCTCCGCCGGCAGTCGCTTCCGAAAAAGCTCTCTTCAATTACTGAAATTGAAAGCGGGGCCAACGACCCGATGGCCGTGCTGCTCACGGCCGCTGTTTTGGGCATGCTGACTTCGTCCGATACGGCTCTGCCGATGACCGTGGTTCAATTTATCTGGAAATTTTCGGCGGCACCGCTGGTGGGGTGGGCGATCGGGCGCGCAGGTCTGTGGCTGTTTAATCGGCTGAGCCCTCAGGACCGGGGACATTATTATGTACTTTCGCTGGGCATGATCCTGCTGACTTACGGCATTGCAGATGCGCTTCAGGCCAGCGGCATGCTTGCGGTTTTCGTTGCCGGTTATGTGATGGGGAACCGGCCCTTTGTTCATAAACAGGGGGTGACCAACTTTTCAGCGGCGCTCTCCACCGTGGCCAACATTGCCATGTTCGTCATGCTGGGACTACAGGTGTTTCCGCACCAATGGGCGAACATCTGGATGCAGGGAATTATTGTTTTCGCGGTTCTGACGTTCATCTCCCGCCCGCTGGCGGTTTTAATCGGAACGATCGGTATGCGCCTGGGATGGAAGGATAAAATGTTTATCGCCTGGGCCGGGTTGCGCGGATCGGTTCCGATCGTGCTCGCCACCTATCCCGCCGCTGCCGGACTGGCCGTCGGGCAGGATATTTTCAACATGGTTTTCTTTGCGGTCCTTCTGTCTATTGCAGTGCAGGGAAGCACGCTGGGGGTGCTGGCAAAATGGTTGAAGCTGACCTGTCCGATGCGTCCCAGGCCCTTGTTCAATCTGGAGCTCGTTACCATGAGTAAAAGCGATTTCGATTTGATTGTCGTGGATCTGCCCGACCCTCAGGGAGTGGTCGGTAAAACCATCGCCGAACTTCAGCTTCCTGCCGGGGCGGTGATTACTTTGATTACGCGGGGTAAACTGCTGATCGCTCCCAAGGGATCGACTCATCTGCACGGGGGAGATCAGGTGACCGTGCTGGCTCATGCCAGCGAAGAGGAGACTATACGGTCGGTTCTGCTGAATGCGGTTGCGGAGGACGTTTCTGCCGAAAAGGAAGATCGTCCGGATCAGTATGCCGGTGATGACAGGCCATCCCCTGCAGAGGTGAGGCTTAAGACGGTATCCGGAGAATGTCTCATGGACATTACGATTGAACGGGTTACAAACCGTCAGCAGGTTGATGTTCTGGCCTCATTGGCTGCGGAAATATGGAATGAGCATTTCCCGGAAATAATCGGTCAGGAACAGGTGGATTATATGCTGGAGCAGTTTCAAAGTATTGAGGCGCTCGAATCCCAGATAGACTCCGGCTATGAATACTATCTGGCTCTGCACGGTGATGATCCCGTGGGATACCTGAGCCTGATCCCGAATCATATTGATGGAAAGCTGATGATCAGCAAAATTTACGTTAAAGATTCATGCCGCGGATCAGGTCTTGGCGGAATCTTTCTCGAGTACAGTAAAGCACGTGCGGAGGAGTCCGGTGCAAGCGCGATCTGTTTGACGGTCAATCGGAATAATACCCCGGCCATTGAGTGGTACCGGCGGAAAGGTTTTGAGGTTACCGATGAGATAAAGAAAGATATCGGATCCGGATTCCTGATGGACGATTTCGTCATGGAATGCACGCTCGACTGA